The Shewanella pealeana ATCC 700345 genome contains the following window.
CAGCGGCAGCAAAAGAGCAGCAGCTTAGAGATAAATCGCTGCGTGAAAAGTTTCCAGTGCAGTATCAAAGCTGGCAGGAGACCTCTGAGCAGAGCGTGCGTGAAGATATGCTGGCCAGCTATCCTGCGGCGATTATTTTGTGGGCGGGTTCGTCATTTGCCAAAGAGTACAATAGCCCTCGCGGCCATCACTTCGCGGTGGCAGATGTGACTCACACGCTGCGTACTGGGGTGCCGCCAGCGGCAGGAGATAAGGGCTTGTCTGGTAGCTGCTGGACCTGTAAAACCCCCGATGCGCCAAGACTGATGAAAGAGTTAGGTGTTGAAGGTTTTTCTGCCAAAAACTTTACCGATGTTGGCACTGAAGTTAATAGTGTGGTCTATTGCACCGATTGTCACGTTGACGGCAAGGCCGAGCTGGCTCTGCCACGGCCGCATGCCCAAGATGCGATGGCAAAAGTGCACCTGCCTTTCGATAAGCAAGATGCCAATATGCAAGGAGCACAGGTTTGTGGTCAGTGTCATGTGACTTACTATTTCCAACCCGAGCGCAGTGACAAGGTCAATATACCGTGGATCTTCGGTAACAATGTTGACGATATAGAGAAGTATTACGATACCCGTCGCTTCTATGAGTGGATCCATCCTATTTCGAAAACACCCATCTTAAAGGCGCGACACCCTGAGTTTGAGCACTGGGTGAGAAGTGAGCACGCCGAGGCTGGGGTAACCTGTATTACCTGCCATATGCCGGAAGAAACAGATAAGCAAGGCAATAGCTTTACCAGCCATAAAGTGAGTAAAGCACTGGATCATTTCGATTCGGTTTGCCAAAACTGTCACAAGAGCGAAAAAACCATTATCAAGTCCCTTGAAAACAGCAAAGCTAAAATTGATGCTAAAGCGCGAGAAGTGGAAGGACTGCTAGTTAAAGCACACTACGAGGCGCAAGCAGCGTGGGAGGCGGGCGCAACATGGCCGTTGATGAACGATGCCATTATGGCTATTCGTCATTCACAGTGGCGCTGGGATTTTGCCATGGCGTCCCATGGCCTGTACGCCCATAACCCCAAAGAAGGCAATGCGCTTTTAGATATGTCGATCAGACAGGTTAATTATGCCCGTGAGTCATTAGCCGAGATCTTGAAGAAGTTTGCTGTTAGCAAAGTGGACTATCCCGACATTAGCAGCAAAGAGTCGGCTCAAGCTGCTGTTGGCATTAAGCTTGATAAATTGACCCAAGAAAAGCAGGAATTTATTAAGCAAGAGGTTGATAAAAATTGGTCTGAGGTGACTCGCTACGGTTACTAATCGTCTTGCAGCATGACTTAAGTTAGCGGCTTAAGTTAGCGGCTTAAGTTAGTGGCTTAAGTTAAAGGCTCTAAGGTCCTCCTTTGAGCTTTTTTCTTTATTGTTGGTCTGGGTGACAGAGTTAATACAAGCTGATAATCTATTTTGAGTGGATATAATTCG
Protein-coding sequences here:
- a CDS encoding ammonia-forming cytochrome c nitrite reductase subunit c552, whose product is MTVINLMKVAGAFSLALLMPITAVQAEENANAQTAAAKEQQLRDKSLREKFPVQYQSWQETSEQSVREDMLASYPAAIILWAGSSFAKEYNSPRGHHFAVADVTHTLRTGVPPAAGDKGLSGSCWTCKTPDAPRLMKELGVEGFSAKNFTDVGTEVNSVVYCTDCHVDGKAELALPRPHAQDAMAKVHLPFDKQDANMQGAQVCGQCHVTYYFQPERSDKVNIPWIFGNNVDDIEKYYDTRRFYEWIHPISKTPILKARHPEFEHWVRSEHAEAGVTCITCHMPEETDKQGNSFTSHKVSKALDHFDSVCQNCHKSEKTIIKSLENSKAKIDAKAREVEGLLVKAHYEAQAAWEAGATWPLMNDAIMAIRHSQWRWDFAMASHGLYAHNPKEGNALLDMSIRQVNYARESLAEILKKFAVSKVDYPDISSKESAQAAVGIKLDKLTQEKQEFIKQEVDKNWSEVTRYGY